TCCAGCATCGGCACTGCTTTTGTCCGTGGGTGTATTTGTGGTCATCCTGATTTGTTCCAGTGTGCCGGCCCTGCGAGCCAGCTTTCGGATCGGCGGAATCACCGTGGCCATCGTTGTTTTGGGGTCACCAGCTGAAGTGACGCCGTTTTTTGTCGGCATGGAGCGTTTTTTGGAAATTGCAGTGGGAGTCTTTGCTGCGGTTTTTGTATCCGGGCTGCTGTGGCCCTCCCATGCGGCCGGGTTACTCCGTACCGAGCTGTCCATTCAGCTGTTGGAAGCGGCCTCTTTATATCGAAGTGCTCTGGAGCACCTCTTGTCCGGTGCGCCGGCTGTGGAAAGAAAGCGTTTGGATAAGCTCCTGGAAATGACACGCGCCAATAGGGAGTTGTTGGATAAAGCCCGTAAGGAGTCCGCCCCATTCAGTGGAAAGCGGGTGCAGGTGCTGCATCGTTTTGTCGATACGTTGGAGCGGCTGACCGGACATGCGCGGGCTTTGGACCGACTCGCCCGTTCGCTCCCACGCATGGGATATCACCAGGAAGTTCGGGAGGATTTGCTGGTGGTTGTGGAGGCTTTGGAAGGCAATCTTCGGCATATGGCCGGAGAATTGAGCAAGCGTCCTGAGGCTGTCGTCCCAAAAGAAATTCGACCCTATATCCACCGGGTGGAAGAACATTTACTGGAACTGCGCAATAGCGGCGTACCCAAAGGGTATCCTTTGGATGCCGTAGCGAATCTCTATTCCTTATTTGAGCATCTCAAGGCGCTTGCCCGGGAGGTGGCTGCCTTGCGTGAAGCGTTGGTCCGCGGTCAGTAAGCAGGGAAAGTCCTTCGATCAGGGCGCACCAAAGGTGGGCGTCCAGACTTCCCAACCCAGCTCTTTGGGGGACTCGCTGAAAACCCAACTTCCGGCGAGGTTGTCTATGTTGATTTTGAGGACGGTTAGTCCATTCCCATCCGTACCGTTGAATTGCAGAGCCAACACCCCCTTGTCCGGATCCAGCAATCCCACGCCTGTATATCTTTGGCCGTCGATATCTGCTTCAAAGAGATAGGTAGCGCCAATGCTCCAGATGCGGCCTGTTCCGGCATAGTCCGGCGGGCCGTCCGGGGGGATGGTGTTCCAGCCTTCCACAACATAGTTGCCTTCAAGGGACGTTCCATTACCTGCGTCCGCCGCCACAAGGCAGGGAAGCAGGACCGACAAGAGAAGACCGGCCGTAAAAAGAATGATTCTTCCATTCATGGATTGAACATATCAATCCGTGACAATACCGTCTACCCAAAGGGAGATGTGTTTCCATGTTTCAACAAAATTTCCTTTTTTTAATAAAAACAGCGCAAGCGTATTGACATGTATTCGTGATTGGGAATACCGTGTCTCAAACATCAAAGGTGGTTTTTGCATGAATCGCGTCAGACTATCCGCTTCGGCTCTCTTCTCCGCCCTCGTAGGCGTAGTAGTAAGCGTAGTAGTTATCGACGCGTCGTAGCGGGACCGCTCATTTTTTGCACCATCCTCCCTGCCGACGCTGGTCGGCGGGGTTTTTTATTAGAAAAATCCAAAATGGTTACCGCCGGCAAGCGCTTTCAGGGACAACCCGAGGAGGCGAGACATGTTTCGCATGACCGGCGCAGAAATTCTTATCCGCCTGCTGGAACGGCAGGGCATCCAAACTATTCCCGGCATCCCTGGAGGGGCGAACCTGCCCCTGTACGACGCACTGTCGCGTAGTCCTGTTATTCGTCATGTCTTGGCTCGCCACGAACAAGGGGCAGGCTTTATGGCGCAAGGCATGGCCCGTGTCACAGGGAAACCGCAGGTCTTTTTTGCGACCTCCGGCCCCGGAGCTACCAATACGCTCACGGCGTTAGCAGATGCCAAGCTTGATTCCGTTCCCGTGATATGCATCACCGGACAGGTGCCCAGCGCCATGATCGGCACGGATGCATTTCAGGAAGTGGATATCTACGGCATGAGCATTCCTGCGACAAAGCACAATTTTTTGGTTCGATCCGTGGAAGAACTGCTCCAGGTCATCCCGGAGGCGTTTCGAATTGCCGCTTCCGGGCGGCCCGGTCCCGTGCTGGTGGATATTCCCAAGGATGTTCAAACCGGGGAACTGGATATGACTTCCTGGCCTGAGCCGGGCTTGCCGGATGCCCCGCAGGCTGTGGAATCGGAGCACGTGAATCGGGCCGCGGCCATGATCAATGAGGCCAAGCGTCCGATTTTGTATCTCGGTGGCGGTGTTATCCAGTCCGGAGCGGCTCCTTTGGCAAAGAATCTGGCGGAGCTTGCGGGAATTCCGACCGTGATGACCCTTATGGGGCTTGGTGCCATGCCGTCGGATCATCCGCTTTCGTTGGGTATGC
The sequence above is drawn from the Paucidesulfovibrio gracilis DSM 16080 genome and encodes:
- a CDS encoding FUSC family protein; protein product: MSFSFRRYLPTKQMMRHAFKTALAAYISLLVSDWVGLEYGYWAAISAVIVMQADLGGSIRMGLWRLMGTFVGALIGILCLTIYPASALLLSVGVFVVILICSSVPALRASFRIGGITVAIVVLGSPAEVTPFFVGMERFLEIAVGVFAAVFVSGLLWPSHAAGLLRTELSIQLLEAASLYRSALEHLLSGAPAVERKRLDKLLEMTRANRELLDKARKESAPFSGKRVQVLHRFVDTLERLTGHARALDRLARSLPRMGYHQEVREDLLVVVEALEGNLRHMAGELSKRPEAVVPKEIRPYIHRVEEHLLELRNSGVPKGYPLDAVANLYSLFEHLKALAREVAALREALVRGQ